The sequence AAATATTATTAAATTCTATTCAAATTATTTTGCGAGTTTGATTTGCCCCGAAGTGAATTTACAGGCTCTTAAGACTTGGAGCATTTAGTTACTGGAAGCATTTTCTTCATAAAAATAAAATGCGCCCATTGATTTATTTGTTTACTTATATTATAAGTTCATAATTTTCAAGAAATCTTTTATGAGGTTCAATCTCATCAATTACCTCCTCCAGTTTTTCTGTTAATACCCGTTCTGCCCAGGAACGCCTGCTATTATAATACCTATTGGCCACTCTCCAGAATTTTTGAGGAAACTGTAGAATAAGTTTCATCACATAAAAATCTTCGGGTGTGAGATTCCCTATATTCCTGTATATATCAGCAATTACTTTTGCTTCACCGATATCCCAATTACATTTCCTCATCCTTCTTCTTATAAAATTTGCTATATCATAGACCTTAAGATCGAAACAACAATAATCAAAATTAATAACTGTAGGACCATTTTCAGTAAAAAATATGTTGTTGTATGTAAAATCATGATGGCAAAAAATGCCTTCCCTTCTTGTTTCATCTACCAATTTATCGTAAATAGGACTTAAAACATAATCGAGAGCTTCCTTACCTATATCATAAAAGTAACCAACATACTTCAAGTAGACATGGTCAAACTTACTTTTTCTCCTAGAGGCTATTTTTTCCATCCTTTTTATTTCCCGTAATCTTCTGCAAAATATGTTTGGAAGCTTTCCAAGTTCGTCTCTTATAACACTATTTTGGGGAGGTATATAACCTTTTGAGGCTGTGTGTAGGTTTGCAAGTAAACAGGTAGCGTTTCTAATATCATCCCTATTTCCAAAATCGCACTCTCTTCCTTCAACCATCTGGGATATTGTGTGATATTTTTCGTCAAATACAATATAGGGTTCTCCTTTAGTAGTACAAAGATAACGGTCCAGATTTCTAAACCCGTTTTTATATAAATGCTCTTTTGCCCCATGTATAAACCGTATCCTGCCGGGATGAAGGTTGCTTTCTTTAAGAAGATATTTGCCCTGGGAAGTTATTAATGCAAATCCGTCTCTACAAGATATAATATTTCTTACATTTAGTTTATATTGTGAAAGAATATTTCTTTCTATACCAAACATAGATATCCTCCAATAGGTGTTTATCGCCTACACTAACTGAAAGCCGGTGGGTTTTAAACCTGGCGCTTTTAAAATAAATATATGCGCTTTGGCCTATACATAGAATATAAAAATGATGAATGCTTTATATTTTCAGCTATTTTACTTTCTCTTGGGGAGTTTATGTCTTAGAATAATAAATATTCTGTAAATTAGGTATCCCGTAAACATAGACAATAACGGTAAAAGAGGGAAGGCATACCTGTCAAA comes from Bacillota bacterium and encodes:
- a CDS encoding CotS family spore coat protein, with the translated sequence MFGIERNILSQYKLNVRNIISCRDGFALITSQGKYLLKESNLHPGRIRFIHGAKEHLYKNGFRNLDRYLCTTKGEPYIVFDEKYHTISQMVEGRECDFGNRDDIRNATCLLANLHTASKGYIPPQNSVIRDELGKLPNIFCRRLREIKRMEKIASRRKSKFDHVYLKYVGYFYDIGKEALDYVLSPIYDKLVDETRREGIFCHHDFTYNNIFFTENGPTVINFDYCCFDLKVYDIANFIRRRMRKCNWDIGEAKVIADIYRNIGNLTPEDFYVMKLILQFPQKFWRVANRYYNSRRSWAERVLTEKLEEVIDEIEPHKRFLENYELII